One part of the Gemmatimonadota bacterium genome encodes these proteins:
- a CDS encoding collagen-like protein, whose protein sequence is MSNTPGTPEVPGTPGTPGVPGAPGMPGTPGTPEVPGTPEVPGTPGTPGAPGAPGAPGTPGTPGTPEVPGTPEVPGIPGTPGVPGAPGTPGTPGTPEVPGIPGPPGPTGPTGPAGSPGSRGRRGAAGPAGPRGQRGAAGSPGPRGRRGPAGPTGPAGGPPGPAGPTGPAGPAGGPPGPPGLDGSDGVPGAPGPTGLPGVDGQAGTPGSDGAPGADGMPGPPGLDGADGVPGPTGLPGSPGPIGPEGPAGAAGIDGISGPAGADGTPGADGQAGTPGSDGAPGADGMPGPQGAKGDKGDPGPPGPEGPPGPEGPMGWEGDPGSPGPEGPPGPPGSKGAKGDTGARGLAGPPGPKGDKGDTGVRGAQGPKGAKGDTGPRGSIGPPGPEGPMGWEGDPGPPGPTGPAGSDGSPGPTGPAGTDGSPGPTGPAGSDGSPGPTGPAGSDGSPGPTGPAGTDGSPGPTGPAGSDGSPGPTGPPGSDGSPGPTGPPGPTGPPGTDGTDGTDGYPGPTGPPGPTGPPGTDGTDGTDGSPGPTGPPGPSGPPGPPGPPGPSGPPGQDADGAGEYDQGYQDGYDDGSANC, encoded by the coding sequence ATGAGCAACACACCAGGTACTCCAGAAGTTCCAGGCACTCCAGGTACGCCAGGTGTTCCAGGTGCTCCAGGTATGCCAGGTACGCCAGGTACGCCAGAAGTTCCAGGCACTCCAGAAGTTCCAGGCACTCCAGGTACGCCAGGTGCTCCAGGTGCTCCAGGTGCTCCAGGTACGCCAGGTACGCCAGGCACACCAGAAGTTCCAGGCACACCAGAAGTTCCAGGCATTCCAGGTACGCCAGGTGTTCCAGGTGCTCCAGGTACGCCAGGTACTCCAGGTACTCCAGAAGTTCCAGGCATTCCAGGTCCACCCGGTCCGACAGGTCCTACGGGTCCGGCAGGTTCGCCAGGTTCACGAGGTCGGAGAGGTGCGGCAGGTCCGGCAGGTCCACGAGGTCAGAGAGGTGCGGCAGGTTCGCCAGGTCCACGAGGTCGGAGAGGTCCAGCAGGTCCGACCGGTCCAGCAGGCGGTCCTCCCGGTCCAGCAGGTCCGACCGGTCCAGCAGGCCCAGCGGGAGGTCCCCCAGGCCCGCCCGGATTAGATGGCTCAGACGGCGTCCCAGGCGCCCCAGGTCCGACCGGCCTGCCCGGCGTAGATGGACAAGCAGGTACACCAGGCAGTGATGGAGCACCCGGCGCAGACGGGATGCCCGGTCCTCCCGGATTAGATGGTGCAGACGGCGTCCCAGGCCCGACTGGCCTGCCCGGTTCTCCTGGTCCAATAGGTCCGGAGGGACCGGCAGGAGCCGCTGGCATAGATGGGATATCGGGTCCAGCAGGCGCAGACGGGACGCCTGGCGCAGACGGACAAGCAGGCACACCAGGCAGTGATGGGGCACCCGGCGCAGACGGGATGCCCGGTCCGCAAGGCGCAAAAGGCGATAAGGGCGATCCGGGTCCACCCGGTCCTGAAGGTCCACCCGGTCCTGAAGGTCCAATGGGTTGGGAGGGCGATCCGGGTTCACCCGGTCCTGAAGGTCCACCCGGTCCTCCTGGTTCGAAAGGTGCTAAAGGTGACACTGGAGCCCGAGGTCTGGCAGGTCCACCCGGTCCAAAGGGCGATAAGGGTGACACCGGAGTCCGAGGTGCACAAGGACCAAAAGGTGCTAAAGGTGACACTGGTCCACGAGGTTCTATCGGTCCACCCGGTCCTGAAGGTCCAATGGGTTGGGAGGGCGATCCGGGTCCACCCGGTCCTACGGGTCCTGCTGGTTCAGATGGTTCCCCCGGTCCGACTGGACCTGCTGGCACGGACGGTTCCCCTGGTCCGACTGGACCTGCTGGTTCAGATGGTTCCCCCGGTCCTACGGGTCCTGCTGGTTCAGATGGTTCCCCCGGTCCTACGGGTCCTGCTGGCACAGATGGCTCCCCTGGTCCGACTGGACCTGCCGGTTCAGATGGCTCCCCTGGTCCGACTGGACCTCCCGGTTCAGATGGTTCCCCCGGTCCTACAGGTCCTCCTGGTCCGACTGGACCTCCCGGTACAGACGGTACAGATGGCACAGATGGCTACCCTGGTCCTACAGGTCCTCCTGGTCCGACTGGACCTCCCGGTACAGACGGTACAGATGGCACAGATGGTTCCCCTGGTCCAACTGGACCTCCCGGTCCGTCAGGTCCTCCCGGTCCTCCCGGTCCTCCCGGTCCGTCAGGTCCTCCCGGTCAGGACGCGGACGGAGCAGGTGAGTATGATCAAGGGTATCAGGATGGATACGACGACGGTAGCGCAAACTGCTAA
- a CDS encoding 2OG-Fe(II) oxygenase, which translates to MVETHPPFLMVGRFFTPTQCQELITHAYTVGWKESTVLGGKTDGIRHSDVVFISGETYQNHWIRHLITTRSASISDLMGIKCAPEHIESVQISKYNEGGYYDWHTDHAAGGHYDLGHPGFDRKISLVVALDASADGGLELENVGMVRLNPGDAIVFSSLSRHRAPTQNEGVRHSMAIWIPGPRWT; encoded by the coding sequence ATGGTAGAGACACACCCACCATTTTTGATGGTCGGAAGATTTTTCACTCCAACCCAATGCCAGGAACTAATCACGCATGCATATACGGTGGGGTGGAAGGAGTCCACGGTGCTGGGAGGCAAGACGGACGGCATAAGGCACTCGGATGTGGTGTTCATCTCAGGGGAGACATACCAGAACCACTGGATTCGTCATCTCATTACCACCCGAAGCGCGTCTATATCTGACCTTATGGGGATCAAATGTGCGCCAGAGCACATCGAGAGCGTACAGATCTCGAAGTACAACGAGGGCGGCTATTACGACTGGCACACAGATCACGCAGCGGGTGGTCACTACGATCTCGGGCATCCGGGATTCGACAGAAAAATATCCCTTGTTGTTGCCCTGGATGCATCGGCGGATGGTGGATTGGAATTGGAGAATGTCGGTATGGTCCGGCTGAACCCCGGTGATGCTATTGTTTTTTCTTCCCTGTCACGGCACCGAGCACCCACCCAAAATGAGGGGGTTCGGCACTCCATGGCAATATGGATTCC
- a CDS encoding phytanoyl-CoA dioxygenase family protein, translated as MVPDLDVYLFDLRGYLHLEGALTADEVQVLNGCLDEIPALKPGEWYGYINGHSYGDVTSGINYQQIYEAGEPFEKLIDHPSWFEHVKLFIGAEGSFDHHHGPMFIDECFANFREPGEAIGLHSGGFPPIARNQFRYHGGRFMCGQVNVLMALTDIGPGDGGTMLIPGSHKANFRHPFYDKQRMGEDRSVEGTVGAIEVFMKAGDALVFVDGISHGSAKRVNAGTRRVVVYRYGPSWGNFRHGYQPSPELLERLTPQRRRIVQPQVPLPREPQVRDKGELQDR; from the coding sequence ATGGTTCCAGATCTCGATGTTTATTTGTTTGACCTGCGCGGGTACTTGCATTTGGAGGGGGCGCTGACGGCTGATGAGGTTCAGGTGTTGAACGGTTGTTTGGATGAGATTCCCGCGCTGAAGCCGGGGGAGTGGTACGGGTATATTAATGGACATTCGTATGGCGATGTGACGTCGGGGATCAATTATCAGCAGATTTACGAGGCGGGCGAGCCGTTTGAGAAGCTGATTGATCATCCGTCGTGGTTTGAACATGTGAAGCTTTTTATCGGTGCAGAGGGGTCGTTTGATCACCATCACGGTCCGATGTTTATCGATGAGTGTTTTGCCAATTTTCGGGAGCCGGGCGAGGCGATTGGGTTGCATTCGGGCGGGTTTCCGCCGATTGCGAGGAATCAGTTCCGATATCACGGGGGGCGGTTTATGTGCGGGCAGGTGAATGTGCTGATGGCGCTGACGGATATCGGTCCGGGCGATGGGGGGACGATGTTGATTCCGGGGAGTCACAAGGCGAATTTCAGGCATCCGTTTTACGATAAGCAGAGGATGGGAGAGGACAGGTCTGTGGAGGGTACGGTGGGCGCGATTGAGGTGTTTATGAAGGCGGGCGATGCGCTCGTTTTTGTGGATGGGATTTCACACGGGTCTGCGAAGCGGGTGAATGCGGGGACGCGGCGCGTTGTGGTGTATCGATACGGGCCTTCGTGGGGGAATTTTAGGCACGGGTACCAGCCGTCGCCAGAGTTGCTGGAACGCCTCACACCCCAACGCCGCCGTATTGTGCAACCGCAGGTACCGCTCCCACGAGAACCGCAGGTGAGAGATAAGGGTGAGCTGCAGGATAGGTAG
- a CDS encoding helix-turn-helix transcriptional regulator — translation MENHGSNIRKIRNRRGIKSYQLAEKLGWSRTKMSLIESGERRLYFLDAERIAEALGVSIRELSSGVMICDMTFGGRIRQLRIDRGWSQDDVADRLSILSIQLSKWEQDETEPSATNIVRLARIFGVSVSFLLDGVDDRAAEDGTDADGTEDDQNLDFNAEIYALAAELLEADRKHPGMKEGFLLLLREGLLDTPEDREDLLSLVDIFQRRARRR, via the coding sequence ATGGAAAATCACGGGTCAAATATTCGCAAGATTCGCAATCGGCGGGGCATTAAATCGTACCAGTTGGCCGAGAAATTGGGCTGGTCTCGTACAAAAATGAGCTTGATTGAGTCGGGAGAGCGCCGGTTGTATTTTTTGGATGCAGAACGCATTGCAGAAGCACTGGGCGTCTCAATCAGGGAATTGTCCAGTGGCGTGATGATCTGTGATATGACCTTTGGCGGGAGGATCAGGCAGTTGCGGATTGATAGGGGGTGGTCACAGGATGATGTGGCTGACCGCCTCAGTATCCTGAGTATTCAGCTATCGAAATGGGAACAAGACGAAACAGAACCGTCTGCCACAAATATAGTGCGATTGGCGAGAATATTTGGGGTTTCGGTTTCATTTCTTTTGGATGGTGTAGATGATAGAGCGGCAGAGGATGGCACAGACGCGGATGGCACAGAAGATGACCAGAACTTAGATTTTAACGCCGAAATATATGCACTCGCCGCAGAGCTGCTCGAAGCCGATAGAAAGCATCCGGGCATGAAAGAGGGCTTTCTTCTGCTTTTGCGAGAAGGGCTTTTAGATACACCCGAAGATCGCGAGGATTTGCTGTCTCTCGTTGATATATTTCAGCGTCGAGCTCGGAGGCGATAA
- a CDS encoding phytanoyl-CoA dioxygenase family protein: MATAETPIAMHEPSLYETTRRADYLDTLADIDDRQIARFHEQGYLAIQRAFTPQQIESAGQAMWDLIDGKSQDFKGVMAEAAKRGHFSELTDEARRDSVRKIWKFVDHDTRLNDLAHDPNILSVLSRMMDDTPVLFQDMGLIKPPHIGREKPWHQDCAYFNYPVGTTVVGVWIAIDNATEENGCLHIIPGSHREGPIPHFRRRDWQICDTDVAVPRNVTVPLDPGGCLFWHGMTHHGSPTNQSAHRRRALQYHYRPKSTEEMTAKERLAIFGGDELGVTC, encoded by the coding sequence ATGGCAACCGCCGAAACACCCATCGCGATGCATGAACCATCCCTCTACGAAACCACCAGACGGGCAGACTATCTCGACACCCTCGCCGACATCGACGACCGTCAAATCGCCCGATTCCACGAACAGGGATACCTCGCCATTCAACGGGCATTCACGCCACAACAAATCGAATCCGCGGGCCAGGCCATGTGGGACCTCATCGACGGCAAGAGCCAGGACTTCAAAGGCGTAATGGCCGAAGCCGCCAAACGCGGACACTTTTCCGAACTCACAGACGAAGCGCGCCGCGACAGCGTGCGCAAAATCTGGAAATTCGTCGATCACGACACCCGGCTCAACGACCTCGCCCACGACCCCAACATCCTCTCCGTCCTCTCCCGCATGATGGACGACACCCCCGTACTCTTTCAGGACATGGGACTGATCAAACCCCCGCACATCGGCCGCGAAAAACCCTGGCATCAGGACTGCGCGTACTTCAACTACCCCGTCGGCACCACCGTCGTCGGCGTATGGATCGCCATTGACAACGCCACAGAAGAAAACGGATGCTTGCACATCATCCCCGGCTCCCACCGCGAAGGACCCATCCCGCATTTCAGGCGGCGCGACTGGCAAATATGCGACACCGACGTCGCCGTCCCCAGAAACGTCACCGTCCCCCTCGACCCCGGCGGATGCCTCTTCTGGCACGGCATGACCCATCACGGCAGCCCAACCAACCAATCCGCTCACCGCCGCAGGGCACTTCAATACCACTACCGCCCCAAAAGCACCGAGGAAATGACCGCAAAAGAACGCCTCGCCATCTTCGGCGGCGATGAACTCGGCGTGACGTGCTGA
- a CDS encoding DUF2589 domain-containing protein: MADDQYEAREQNMLNSMPSHMAGFMLGAIQADAAGKRQAASLLLDFLKQGNVNLDMFVTLIGMSEKMQMGMNLPAAFFGDHDMLAADEVTLDFNLDVHAEQSDDFQLHSKTHAEGHGSISFGFFGKIGMGFSADVGVDNDRKRSSDYTSGCKVQVVMKQKPAPETVKLILDMMAQVTKMASQANKEIVRAQQNQILEKVQNDPPDLTPPPEDNGDGGTPKNTRQKKAA, from the coding sequence GTGGCAGACGATCAATATGAAGCACGCGAACAGAACATGCTAAACTCTATGCCATCGCATATGGCCGGGTTTATGTTGGGGGCTATTCAGGCAGACGCGGCTGGAAAACGACAGGCAGCCTCTCTGTTGCTCGACTTTCTGAAGCAGGGCAATGTCAACCTGGATATGTTTGTCACCCTTATCGGAATGTCAGAAAAGATGCAGATGGGGATGAACCTTCCCGCTGCATTCTTTGGCGACCACGATATGTTAGCCGCTGATGAGGTCACACTTGATTTCAATCTCGACGTGCATGCCGAGCAGTCAGACGACTTTCAACTGCACTCCAAAACGCATGCCGAGGGACACGGGTCTATATCTTTTGGGTTTTTTGGGAAGATCGGCATGGGATTTAGTGCTGATGTCGGTGTGGATAATGACCGCAAACGCTCGTCGGATTATACCTCTGGATGTAAAGTCCAGGTGGTTATGAAACAAAAACCAGCGCCTGAGACTGTGAAGCTCATTTTGGATATGATGGCACAGGTGACGAAGATGGCCTCGCAGGCTAATAAGGAGATCGTACGCGCACAGCAAAACCAGATCCTGGAAAAAGTGCAGAACGATCCGCCCGATCTGACCCCGCCACCCGAAGATAATGGCGACGGCGGCACACCCAAGAACACACGGCAAAAGAAGGCGGCTTAA
- a CDS encoding endo-1,4-beta-xylanase, which yields MDWQDKLSDREMLTHYLSGIVQKHTKILLCIALGITPILTSLAHAQTDLARADFDGNRQIDFQDFLAFAVAFGKTSSEEGFDSKMDFNGDNTVNFQDFLAFVAAFGQSVELKDLADYPVGVSLQTKYLTDDARVSIVKRTFSSITGGWEMKPKPISTGPGTYDWRRADALVDFAEANNMQVHGHTLLWHNTVPAWLENFSGDNAAFEAAIKEYITTVVQRYRGRVVSWDVVNEGIDGRGKVRDNLFSQRMGNDYIARMFQYAREADPDVLLFYNDYGTSQPWARAKRAGMLNMLDDFQTRGIPIDGVGLQMHISYNSPDISAIRETIDEIIRRGLKLHISELDIRINPDGDLSEPTQARLELQKKRVIEIVTAFHQVPEAQRFGITIWGIADPDTWLIQAGRSQGRPEWPLLFDDHLQPKPAYDGFVEALQNRGH from the coding sequence ATGGACTGGCAAGACAAACTTAGCGATAGAGAAATGCTCACCCACTACTTATCTGGCATCGTGCAAAAACACACAAAAATCCTTTTATGTATCGCACTGGGAATAACACCTATTCTGACCAGTCTTGCCCATGCACAAACCGACCTGGCACGCGCAGATTTTGATGGCAATCGGCAGATTGATTTCCAGGACTTTCTCGCATTTGCCGTGGCCTTCGGAAAGACTTCATCAGAGGAAGGTTTTGATAGCAAAATGGATTTTAATGGCGACAACACCGTTAATTTCCAGGACTTTCTCGCATTTGTCGCGGCCTTCGGTCAATCTGTTGAACTGAAAGATCTGGCCGATTATCCGGTGGGGGTATCCCTCCAGACAAAGTATTTGACCGATGATGCCCGGGTGTCTATCGTCAAAAGGACGTTCAGCAGCATAACCGGCGGATGGGAAATGAAGCCGAAGCCCATATCAACGGGACCCGGCACCTATGACTGGCGCAGAGCAGACGCGCTCGTAGATTTTGCGGAAGCCAACAACATGCAGGTCCATGGGCATACGTTGCTATGGCACAATACCGTGCCTGCCTGGCTGGAAAACTTCTCGGGAGACAATGCGGCCTTTGAAGCGGCCATAAAGGAATATATCACAACAGTGGTACAGCGGTATCGCGGGCGGGTCGTCAGTTGGGACGTGGTCAACGAAGGCATTGACGGTAGAGGAAAGGTGCGCGACAACTTGTTCAGCCAGCGCATGGGGAATGACTACATCGCCCGCATGTTTCAGTATGCCCGTGAAGCAGACCCCGATGTATTGCTATTTTACAACGATTACGGCACATCGCAGCCCTGGGCCCGCGCCAAGCGCGCTGGCATGCTCAACATGCTGGATGATTTCCAGACACGCGGCATTCCCATAGACGGGGTCGGTTTGCAAATGCATATTTCCTACAACTCTCCAGACATCTCGGCAATACGAGAAACCATTGACGAGATCATACGACGGGGACTCAAACTACACATCTCCGAACTGGACATCCGCATCAATCCCGACGGTGACCTGTCCGAACCGACCCAGGCGCGGCTCGAATTGCAAAAAAAGCGCGTCATAGAAATCGTGACAGCTTTCCACCAGGTACCGGAAGCACAGCGGTTTGGCATCACGATATGGGGAATAGCGGACCCGGACACCTGGCTCATACAGGCTGGCCGAAGTCAGGGCCGTCCCGAATGGCCGCTCTTATTCGATGATCACCTCCAGCCCAAACCGGCTTACGATGGATTTGTCGAAGCACTTCAGAACAGGGGACATTAG
- a CDS encoding Gfo/Idh/MocA family oxidoreductase, with protein MAKIRMGVVGCGAIAQVQHMPNLGILHALYEVTWVCDISPGLARWLAEVFGVPNYTTDPHELLQARDVDAVILCHADPKTELAVAAFAAGKHVFIEKPMCYSLEEVDAICAARERAGTVGQVGYMKVYDPAYELAREEVGDAGDVRFVQVNHLHPNNNLHLKQFELTYFDDLPPEAAVERNKARQAALRQAVGDVSDDAARAFFTLSGSMIHDLYGLRLMLGNPTRVVSTEVWQGGRAMTTILEYASGARCVATWIDLPDLWHFKETLEVHKDDKRVILSYPTGFARGILSTLDVLEIHANGSHGTRSPEIDWESPFVRELRHFYACIKDGEPCRTPVEDARYDIALIIDITRGYLDGGVKK; from the coding sequence ATGGCAAAGATCAGGATGGGGGTTGTTGGTTGCGGGGCGATTGCACAGGTGCAGCATATGCCGAATTTGGGGATTTTGCACGCGCTTTATGAGGTGACGTGGGTGTGCGATATTTCGCCGGGGTTGGCGCGGTGGCTGGCAGAGGTTTTTGGCGTGCCGAATTATACGACGGATCCGCACGAGTTGTTACAGGCGCGGGATGTGGATGCGGTGATTTTGTGTCATGCGGATCCGAAGACGGAATTGGCGGTGGCGGCTTTTGCGGCGGGTAAGCATGTGTTTATTGAGAAGCCGATGTGCTATTCGCTGGAGGAAGTGGATGCGATATGTGCCGCGAGGGAGCGGGCGGGTACAGTGGGGCAGGTGGGCTATATGAAGGTCTATGATCCGGCGTATGAGTTGGCACGGGAGGAGGTGGGGGATGCGGGCGATGTGCGTTTTGTGCAGGTGAATCATTTGCATCCGAATAATAATTTGCATTTGAAGCAGTTTGAGTTGACTTATTTTGACGATTTGCCACCCGAGGCGGCAGTCGAGAGAAACAAAGCACGGCAGGCGGCTTTGAGGCAGGCGGTGGGCGATGTGTCGGATGATGCTGCGCGGGCGTTTTTTACGCTGTCGGGGAGTATGATTCACGATTTGTACGGTTTGCGTCTGATGCTGGGGAATCCGACGCGCGTGGTGAGTACCGAGGTGTGGCAGGGTGGCCGGGCGATGACGACGATTTTGGAATATGCATCGGGGGCGCGGTGTGTGGCTACGTGGATCGATTTGCCCGATTTGTGGCATTTTAAGGAGACGCTCGAGGTTCACAAGGACGATAAGCGCGTTATTCTGTCGTATCCCACGGGTTTTGCACGGGGGATTTTGTCAACGCTGGATGTGCTGGAGATTCACGCCAATGGGTCTCACGGTACGCGCAGTCCCGAGATTGATTGGGAGAGTCCGTTTGTGAGAGAGCTTCGGCATTTTTACGCGTGTATTAAAGATGGCGAGCCGTGCCGCACACCCGTGGAGGATGCGCGGTATGATATTGCGTTGATTATCGATATTACACGGGGGTATTTGGATGGGGGTGTGAAGAAATAA
- a CDS encoding HAD family hydrolase has product MERQNPKNMRERTPETTRGEEIEEEPLIEEEEPQPLLEERLTLQKPLGILFDLGDTLLTYLKFDPEAGHAATLNIADNPLGYTVEDIDNHIKRLNRDLIPRREKAQVEFHPHIIQRHVYEALHITFDRTPEEVERVFWRAATSWQPEPGVEYVLEILRNKNIPMGIVSNAAFCGNTLIWEIEQQGIADYFRFLMSSADYWVRKPHPLLLETAAAKLGFKPADLWYVGNSPQYDIAAAHNAGMGAIWYNRLDAPLDGPDPHVEIKSWREFLELVEGFYLKI; this is encoded by the coding sequence ATGGAACGACAAAACCCAAAAAACATGCGTGAACGCACACCTGAAACCACACGCGGTGAAGAAATCGAGGAAGAACCGCTCATCGAGGAAGAAGAACCACAACCCCTGCTCGAAGAACGGCTCACCTTGCAAAAACCCCTCGGCATCTTATTTGACCTGGGCGACACCCTCTTGACATACCTCAAATTCGATCCAGAAGCCGGGCATGCGGCCACACTTAACATCGCCGACAACCCATTGGGTTACACAGTCGAAGACATTGACAACCACATAAAAAGACTCAACCGCGACCTCATACCCCGCAGGGAAAAAGCACAGGTAGAATTTCATCCCCACATCATCCAGCGCCACGTCTATGAAGCCCTGCACATCACCTTTGACCGCACCCCTGAAGAAGTCGAACGCGTATTCTGGCGTGCGGCAACATCGTGGCAGCCCGAACCGGGCGTAGAATACGTCCTCGAAATATTGCGAAACAAAAACATCCCCATGGGCATCGTCAGCAACGCCGCATTTTGCGGCAACACATTGATATGGGAAATCGAACAACAGGGAATCGCGGACTACTTCCGCTTCCTCATGTCCAGCGCCGACTACTGGGTACGCAAACCCCATCCCCTCCTCCTGGAAACCGCCGCCGCCAAACTCGGCTTCAAACCCGCCGACTTATGGTACGTGGGCAACTCGCCCCAATACGACATCGCAGCCGCGCACAACGCCGGCATGGGCGCCATCTGGTACAACCGGTTGGACGCCCCACTCGATGGACCCGACCCCCACGTCGAAATCAAAAGCTGGCGCGAATTTTTAGAATTAGTTGAAGGCTTTTATTTAAAAATATAA
- a CDS encoding DUF3102 domain-containing protein, translating into MQNGSLEPVRDTQATEIEQFDITPYTDGKPFSLERSTRRIRRHIDTIDVAIFKIGKELLWVKKELPHGAFIQWLKNEMKFPKRRAQECMQIARWVIESKSPHALAFLRRIAGKSKTKMLIAVSNTTEQDVDEAMETGHFLGRPIDEIKDTPIGSLREKYRKERAKNEQPKEDLPQKKDRQFSAKTAREQKAPQAVDHPAPLAKINRVFLRATESLSVLTEAVGEMYENPENDAILASEDWQQLSTTMRHTLNQKIGTIYGRIQTEEPCNLTPHPFADSAGERLPHGAAAGHNENEEKPCRQKNEPGKNKGHLLTTREAAERAGVKIHLLYGAVKDGRIAYTRKPGRYKEEEYRFNPDEVDRFAATVPVKKKPTTIKQTEIESADGWVVIYENKVVFTGTLGACLPVRAEREQAGQYCTIEKRKS; encoded by the coding sequence ATGCAAAACGGATCGCTTGAACCTGTGAGAGATACTCAGGCGACGGAGATCGAACAGTTCGATATCACACCCTACACAGACGGGAAGCCATTTTCTCTCGAGCGGAGTACGCGCCGCATCCGGCGCCACATCGACACGATAGATGTGGCGATCTTCAAGATCGGAAAAGAACTGCTTTGGGTAAAAAAAGAACTGCCTCACGGAGCATTTATCCAATGGCTTAAAAATGAAATGAAATTCCCAAAACGACGAGCACAAGAATGCATGCAAATCGCCCGGTGGGTCATCGAATCCAAATCGCCACATGCCCTTGCGTTCCTGCGCCGGATCGCAGGCAAGTCAAAGACAAAGATGCTCATAGCTGTATCCAATACCACCGAACAGGATGTAGATGAAGCGATGGAGACCGGGCATTTTTTGGGGCGACCGATAGACGAGATAAAAGATACGCCCATAGGTAGCCTCCGGGAGAAATACCGCAAGGAACGCGCTAAAAACGAGCAACCCAAAGAGGATCTCCCCCAAAAAAAAGACAGGCAATTCAGTGCCAAAACCGCACGCGAACAAAAAGCCCCACAAGCTGTCGATCATCCCGCGCCTCTGGCGAAGATCAACCGTGTCTTTCTCCGCGCCACCGAATCACTCTCAGTTCTCACAGAGGCGGTTGGGGAGATGTATGAAAACCCGGAAAACGACGCTATCCTGGCCTCAGAGGACTGGCAGCAGCTATCGACCACTATGCGCCACACACTGAACCAGAAAATAGGGACAATCTATGGGCGTATCCAGACAGAAGAGCCATGCAACCTCACCCCACATCCCTTTGCGGACTCTGCAGGGGAGAGATTACCGCACGGGGCGGCGGCAGGGCATAATGAGAATGAAGAAAAGCCCTGCCGCCAAAAAAATGAACCAGGAAAAAACAAGGGCCACCTACTCACCACACGCGAGGCTGCCGAGCGCGCTGGAGTCAAAATACACTTGCTGTATGGGGCCGTGAAGGATGGTCGCATCGCCTACACACGAAAACCGGGGCGATACAAAGAGGAAGAGTATCGGTTTAATCCAGACGAGGTTGACCGTTTTGCCGCCACTGTCCCCGTGAAAAAAAAACCAACGACTATAAAACAGACAGAAATCGAGTCCGCTGACGGATGGGTGGTCATATATGAAAACAAAGTGGTTTTTACGGGCACATTGGGCGCATGCTTGCCAGTGCGTGCCGAGAGGGAACAAGCCGGACAGTATTGCACCATCGAAAAAAGAAAATCCTGA